The proteins below come from a single Zea mays cultivar B73 chromosome 8, Zm-B73-REFERENCE-NAM-5.0, whole genome shotgun sequence genomic window:
- the LOC103636172 gene encoding protein SPEAR1 isoform X1, with the protein MSGSNFGDSMGWSSSGRSSGPRRGKRGGGGGGGTDKPKQPQRGLGVAQLEKIRLQSEMAEYFHPLGGQAPSLIHRTGSLSLQEDARASTSSLSSSPSSSFHAAAAISSAFPIHPNFAMPYGETDVRYSEFQAHPIIRSPVSSSAVYGTPHYGQHPNITLPLFESQVSSRLKGRHHDRSQSADSTSLNSDDPQDVDLELKL; encoded by the exons ATGAGCGGGAGCAACTTTGGAGACAGCATGGGGTGGAGCAGTAGTGGGAGATCGTCTGGTCCGAGAAGGGGCaagagaggcggcggcggcggcggcggcacggaCAAGCCCAAGCAACCGCAGCGAGGGCTCGGCGTGGCGCAGCTTGAGAAGATTAGGTTACAGAGCGAAATGGCGGAGTATTTCCATCCTCTCGGCGGCCAGGCCCCCAGCTTGATCCACAGAACGGGCAGCCTCAGCTTG CAGGAGGATGCGCGGGCGTCGACGTCCTCGCTGTCGTCGTCGCCATCTTCCTCCTTCCATGCTGCCGCCGCCATCTCGTCGGCGTTCCCAATCCATCCAAATTTCGCG ATGCCATACGGAGAGACAGACGTACGATACAGTGAATTCCAAGCTCATCCCATCATAAG ATCACCGGTGAGCAGCAGTGCTGTCTATGGCACCCCACATTACGGGCAGCATCCTAACATCACATTGCCTCTCTTTGAATCGCAG GTATCTTCCCGGTTGaagggacgacatcatgatcgaaGTCAGTCAGCGGACTCAACAAGCTTGAACTCCGACGATCCACAAGACGTGGACCTTGAGCTCAAGCTATGA
- the LOC103636172 gene encoding protein SPEAR1 isoform X3 — protein MSGSNFGDSMGWSSSGRSSGPRRGKRGGGGGGGTDKPKQPQRGLGVAQLEKIRLQSEMAEYFHPLGGQAPSLIHRTGSLSLMPYGETDVRYSEFQAHPIIRSPVSSSAVYGTPHYGQHPNITLPLFESQVSSRLKGRHHDRSQSADSTSLNSDDPQDVDLELKL, from the exons ATGAGCGGGAGCAACTTTGGAGACAGCATGGGGTGGAGCAGTAGTGGGAGATCGTCTGGTCCGAGAAGGGGCaagagaggcggcggcggcggcggcggcacggaCAAGCCCAAGCAACCGCAGCGAGGGCTCGGCGTGGCGCAGCTTGAGAAGATTAGGTTACAGAGCGAAATGGCGGAGTATTTCCATCCTCTCGGCGGCCAGGCCCCCAGCTTGATCCACAGAACGGGCAGCCTCAGCTTG ATGCCATACGGAGAGACAGACGTACGATACAGTGAATTCCAAGCTCATCCCATCATAAG ATCACCGGTGAGCAGCAGTGCTGTCTATGGCACCCCACATTACGGGCAGCATCCTAACATCACATTGCCTCTCTTTGAATCGCAG GTATCTTCCCGGTTGaagggacgacatcatgatcgaaGTCAGTCAGCGGACTCAACAAGCTTGAACTCCGACGATCCACAAGACGTGGACCTTGAGCTCAAGCTATGA
- the LOC103636172 gene encoding protein SPEAR1 isoform X2 has product MSGSNFGDSMGWSSSGRSSGPRRGKRGGGGGGGTDKPKQPQRGLGVAQLEKIRLQSEMAEYFHPLGGQAPSLIHRTGSLSLEDARASTSSLSSSPSSSFHAAAAISSAFPIHPNFAMPYGETDVRYSEFQAHPIIRSPVSSSAVYGTPHYGQHPNITLPLFESQVSSRLKGRHHDRSQSADSTSLNSDDPQDVDLELKL; this is encoded by the exons ATGAGCGGGAGCAACTTTGGAGACAGCATGGGGTGGAGCAGTAGTGGGAGATCGTCTGGTCCGAGAAGGGGCaagagaggcggcggcggcggcggcggcacggaCAAGCCCAAGCAACCGCAGCGAGGGCTCGGCGTGGCGCAGCTTGAGAAGATTAGGTTACAGAGCGAAATGGCGGAGTATTTCCATCCTCTCGGCGGCCAGGCCCCCAGCTTGATCCACAGAACGGGCAGCCTCAGCTTG GAGGATGCGCGGGCGTCGACGTCCTCGCTGTCGTCGTCGCCATCTTCCTCCTTCCATGCTGCCGCCGCCATCTCGTCGGCGTTCCCAATCCATCCAAATTTCGCG ATGCCATACGGAGAGACAGACGTACGATACAGTGAATTCCAAGCTCATCCCATCATAAG ATCACCGGTGAGCAGCAGTGCTGTCTATGGCACCCCACATTACGGGCAGCATCCTAACATCACATTGCCTCTCTTTGAATCGCAG GTATCTTCCCGGTTGaagggacgacatcatgatcgaaGTCAGTCAGCGGACTCAACAAGCTTGAACTCCGACGATCCACAAGACGTGGACCTTGAGCTCAAGCTATGA